In the genome of Epinephelus fuscoguttatus linkage group LG4, E.fuscoguttatus.final_Chr_v1, the window ATATGGCGTGGAgaggatttgtgtgtgtgttgcactgtaTACAGGCTCGAACCAGAGGCTGGTTCGTCAACGGAAGCCAGTGTATGTTCTGTGATCGTATTGAGCGAAGAGTCCTTGATGGAGCCGTTTGTAGTTTTCTTGTTGATCAGCTTCAAAGAGATCCTCTTCGCTTGTCTGCGTCCCTGACAAAgatctctttgtgtttttggaaaTCTGGTGTTGGTCACAGTGAGGGCTGTGCTGCTGGGGGTTTCTCTCAGTCTTTTCATCACAGTCCCATTGAGTGAATCCAGCTCCCGAGATGAGCCAACTGTGTCTTTTGAATTATCCTGGCAGACTGGTTTATTTAATTCATCACGCTGCCAATCAGAGCGGTAATTTGTTCCATGTTGGAACACATGAGGCCGATGTTTGCCTCATATAAATTTAGTATAATTGTTCTCAGCTTCTCACGCCCCTCCACCTGATGCAAGCTAAAATGCCAAGTCATTATTATACATTTCGTTAGTctacaaattgtcatttttattacattatcaCATTCTTAAAACGATCTTTCGGGGGCTGATCCCCAGATTGAGAACTGCTGATGGTCTTTCCTTTGACATGATgccctaaaatgttttctgagtgGGTTTAGAAATGAAAAAGTGCAACTAGTATTGAAAGAGAAACATAAGCTTTGTTGTTTAAATGGGGCCTTAAAGAAATGTGATTTTCTCAAAGTGACTCACTTATTACTGTGTGTACGTCAACAGTGTTTGCTGAAAGATTAAGTACATTCTCCTAAGCACTTCTGAATGGCCTTTACGTGCTCCCATGAGTGTATTTACTCGTCAGAAGATGTTTATACTCCTCGCCTCTGACGGTGTTTGCTTTACAGGTGTATGTTAAATGTAAAAAGGGAAtgtacacacaacacacaccacTGTATAAAATGCCTTCTATGTGGAGTCGTTCACAGACGTGTACCAGCATTAGCTAAACCGAGTCATTTGTACAGCGTGTCACTACTGAATGTCAGACAGCAAAAGTATTGCACACCTGCAGCAACACATCCAGTTAGTGTAACTGTTTCCTCCTTGATTGTAATGTAAATCAAGAGTATTCACGGAATAACACATAAGCTTTCAGCTGTACTAATGTGAAACACTGTAAAAGATGTCAGTAATGTACACACGATATCAATAGCATGAGCAACTGTTCATTCATTTCACTGTACTGCCattgtaaaacaataaaaccttGATACAGTTTAGGTGTTGTCTGATTCTCTGCTTCAAACCTTGCATAACTATTTTCTTGTTTCCTTCATAATCCTATTCTGCCTACACCTCTCTTTGTCCTCCCGCTGAGCAGGATCACTGCTTTCATTGCTTTTAAAGATACAGAACAACTTTTAGGATGATCTGAACAAAACAGTTATTCATCTTCcctcagcattttttttccagatttgcAGCAGAAATACATGTTAACAGCCTGATGCAAAAATGGttctggtctctgtagctaattcccccttcatgacaactgtatgggggttcatttttatacaactcacccatttacattttattaagacttaTATTCATGCATAATTAAGAGCCAGGATGATTTGAGTGACATGCTGTCTCAAGTCTATAGTCAGATTCAGCCCACCTATGGTCATGTGGGCTaagaaaaccaagatggcgatggccaaaatgcaacAATAAAggttcaaaacaggagtccacaaactggTAAGTAATGTcacggtggctacatccattattttttcaCAGTCTCTGGGTACCCCTATAACAATTTATCACATTTTatgttaaaatttaaattaagttGATCTTTGAAAGCAGAATCTTAGTAATAtacaaactaataaataaataaattaaagctgtgACACGTAGTGGAATATTTAGttcaatatttccctctaaaatataattaaattgtaattttacagtacaagtacctcataATTGTACTTTAGTAAATGTACTATTCTTATTCAACCACTCTCATTCCCCTACAGAATGTTTCCCCCCACAAATAACacaaccaaaataaaactgagagCTCTCTTTGTTTTCCTCAACAACCAAATATGATAAGaggcctgcagcagcagcaggatgcaGCCACTTGCTTAATCCTGCAGATTTGCTGCCGACACCATCTGTCAGATCAGACCCAGCCTAACCAAGGAGTCTGCCAAACTCCTGGTACAAGGTCTGGAGCATTCGCTACACATTCAGCATGCTGCCGCGCCCCTTTATTCTTCCATATTCCTTCATCTATATCTAACTTACCCATATGCTATTAGCCCCAGTCACTCAGCTAGTCACAGCAAGCTCAAAGCACTGATGTTTAAAAGGTCCACGCTGACGTAgcagcacattaaaatattagtTTCCACTCCCATGCTTCAGACTACCCTTCCTGCCCTTTTCCTTTCTGTAACAACTTGTGCATCACTTCTACTTTGCCCTCTAAAAACACCTGCAGTCCTCAGCTACACCAGGCATCTGCTAAATGTTAACATACTCAATGTCagactgatgaaaaaaaaacaacacactttgTGTTGAATTTGATAGACGTTATTTTATTGACCAAGTTCAAATGTGATAGTAAACTATTCAGTAAACATAAAGTCCATTTGTAAGACAACCTGTACATGGTTAATGGCTCAAAGAAACAAAGCCTTGGTCCTTTAATATACATCAGCATTTAATGTAGTCCTCCTCATAATTGTTCAGCTATATATTCTATCATTGTTGGCATGTAGTAAAACAAACCGTCAGTGCTTCATCAGCATGTCGAACTGCTGACACAGCAGACTTCCGTtttcaaaatgacctcagagttCTTTGTTGCTCTTGAAACCAGTTCTTCTCCTTATTCTGGTTTTAAATTTTTTCATCACTGCATCTTTGACAGGAGCTGCTCTCTGCGCTCTGCACTGATGAAGAAGCGTAGTTTCCGTGGCAACAGCCTTACCTCTACAGGCATGGCCTCGTACTCCTCGTTGTCGATGTTGTAGAAGCCACTGGTGCCCTGCGGGGTCGGGACATAAAGTTAAGTTAACACAGAGCTTCAGAAAGTAAAGTGACTAATATCGGAACAATCCTAAAATAGGACAGATTCGCTTTTCGATGTGACACGGTGAAACAGGATTAAACCATTTAAAAGGGTTTCTGACCTCTGGCAGGTGCAGCCGGCAAGCACCGACTTCCAGTTTTGTGGAGTCTTTTGTGAACACAGTGGGGTCCTCTTCTTTCTTATTTCTATAATGAAGaaaatttacattattttacttAAACGTGAAATTTTACATAATAAATATTGCCTCGATTTTGTTCTCTGTTTGCAGCAGACTAATAAAAAGCTGAATCTACCAACCCGACAGTGATGTACTCTCCCACTGTGAAGTTGTCTGGTTCTGCGCAGATCATCATGGAGTCATCTATGCGCTGCGAGTTCAAATACATAgaaacaaatcattttaaaaaatcaaagaaaagcAGGTTTAATGTCTTTAATGTCAGCACTCAACGAATCAGGATATTATAAGAACAGGTAATTTGGACTGACCCTCTTTACTGGGTTTTGGTTGTGCGTCTTAATAAACAGCTCGTACGTCGACAGCTTCTCCTCCTTCCACTCCTCCGGCTCCTCCACTTTCGGAGGctctgaacaaacacacacaaaccaaaaatACAACTCACAGGCTTTTACTGATGGGTTTTGGTGTCACGTTGCCAGGCATTGATAAAAGAAtcaacacagtgacacacactaCCTTCGACGGGAGGGTACCAGTGGTTTTTCAGCCTGCGGATGATGCGGTAGAGCAGGTTGGGTCTCGGGGGCTTCTGAGGGGGCAGGTCAGGGGGCCGTAGGCTGGGAGCCAGGTAGGATACTGAGACTTCCCGCACCAGGGGCCACTCCTGAGAGATATTAGAACAGTGTGAGATTAAAAGACACCAGCAGCCACCAGATGATATCAGTCATGGGTGACAAGGAAACAGtgggagacatgaaatacagcaACAGCTTCATGAACATGGACTGTATGTTAAAGACTACTGATCTGATGAGATAATGATGTGTCTCCCTTTGTTTCAAGTGGATATTCAACATTTCAAACTTGACCAAAATGCACCACTATATTATCAGGTGTTCAGCATCTCATTCAGAAATCTGCAGTATATTTTTGTTACGATGGAACACTTCTATGGCAGCATTCAGATCACTGTAGGATACAAGGATAACACTGAAACCTACACTGATAATTCATTTCAGGCTAACAACTGAATCGTAGCAGATCAGAGGAAACATCCTTTGAAAGAAAACTTAGTTAGCAAAGTCATATATAAGGAgttacacaaataaaaacatgttgaaaaGTTTTGTTTCATACCAGGGATCTCTATcacactgcagtgtttccaAGAGAATCAGAATCTGTGTGTGGTGGTAGGTAGCTGATGGGGGTTTggttttgaatttgttttttgtttttcctgcctGTGTATCAGTCTGTGTCCCCTCTGGAAATTCAGAGGCTTTAGGGGTCTGTGAACATTGTGCAGGCCAAACTCTTCACgagttctttttttccctcagcagcagtttgtggagttttgagtTGCGGGTGGATAACTGATCAGGCAATCcattcagagctgatcagatcagattgttagatgagaggagcagctgatgTGGAGGAAATGAACAGTTAGTTCCACTGGCATTCTGCTACTCTGTTTGTGCCCAGAGTGCACTCTGGAGTGTggtgcaataaataaatgagcagTATATATTCCACCAGTGCTTGTCATGAACAGTCCATTCCAAATatagaaaatcaaaacatggtGGCAgtgtcaatttaaaaaaaaaaaaagacaaaaaaatagagAGTCTTACCCGTAGAGTATTAAACCAATGCGCTGCATGTGTCTTCAGCGGTCCAAGGTACCAATATCTACGGGAAAACATGGTTAATTACTCTTTTGTATGGAGAATGGTGTCATAGTTTACCCAGGATTATAATTTTAGTGGTAATCTTACTTGCTGATTGTTGCAGCCACATCTCTGAAAGCACCCCATCGTAGTCCCATCATAGCAAAGACTGGCTGCTCTTTCTCCCCctagaaacacacagaaacatacatacaaatataaatgcctGTTCAAGCGCTGACACATAATATCTCACtgcactgcaaaaacaaaaccataatCTGTCATGACAGTTTTCTTAATTATAATTTTTGATGATGAAAGGCATATTGTGACGTGTGAAATTATTTCAAGACAAATTTCTTAGGTTAACTGTTAATTTGAcctgaaaacaaatgctgtCACAGGCAAGTATCTGCATTCAAGACAAACGTTCATAGCTCTGAGGCTCTGTAGAGTGAACAGAACCAGTTACTCACTTTGATTTGCAGCACGTCCAGAGGTACAGTTTCTCCCTTCAGAATGGACAGTGTTGCTGATGTAATGTCTCTGGAAAATTTACAAGGTGGAAAAAATTAAGTTACTCATGAGGATGCTCATCCCATACCcatattcttattcttattcagCGAGACACGTCAAATACACATCTTATCATGGGATTGTGCGATGATAAAAATCTGCATCTTTAAGTACAACACTGACGAGATACTTACTTGACCTTGTTGTCACTGAGGAGGTGAAGACTTGGACTCAGGGAATTGTGAGAGCCCAGTGGAATGAACCCAATCGGTGTGTTACAGAGTGTGTCCTGTAGTCATAAACATCCATCAATGACATCATTGAAAGAAAGGTTTGGATTAAGTCATCTTCATCTCTTTTAGTAGTTAATCTTAAACCAAAACCTAATGACAGATCAGCACAATAACTGTGTGACACCTACTTGATCTGGCCTTCTCAGTAAACCTGTGACGACCTCCTGCAAGGTGCCATCCCCTCCGGCCACGATCagcatgtctgtctgttccaTGAGCTCCATCAGTTTTTTTGCCTGGCCTTCATAGTCAGTCTGCGGAGGAAAAGACAATAGTGTCACATGATGAGATCCCTACTATAGACACTAATATCACAGTTTGAttataaaggggaaaaaagctaCGTGTACCTTTACTATTGTAATCTCCACACCAGCCAGGTGTAAAATAGGAGCAGCATTCTTTTCAAACAGGTTGTTGGCTTTCCTGGAGCAGATTGAGACAGGAAGTTAGAAATATGTGAGAAAACTTGTTTAAATTCCAGACAAAGACTTCAGTGAGATGTTTCCAGGTGTCTGTCTTCTTACCCATTGCAAGCTGCAGGGTTCAAGATGACTGTTGCTTTTCTAAGCCGCTCCATTGGTTCTATCTGTTGACGCCCAAATTCCTAAAAGAGATTGTAAAGATGATATAGACACCTGAAGAAAGCTTTGGTATACAGTATGCGATGTCTTTGGCTTACAGTGTAGGAGTAAATGATGTCTTACCCTGGCCACAAGACAGGCCTCTCTCCGCAGAACATTGTCACTGTTAAGATATAACACACTAAATGTAAGACACACGAACAAACCTGCACATTATCTATTCCTTGAAAATATAATGACTTAAAATACtcaccagtgtttcccatacagcCAGTGGCCTCCATAAGACAGGACGCACACAAAAAATGTGGACTTCTTCCAGTGATTCCGCAGAGTCCGAAACACTTTCACAACCCGAGCCATGGTTTTGATTAAAATGTCCCCTAACCCTCTAATTTAATGCGGTACTACACTATTACATACGTTTTAAATTcataaatgacacattttcatCCCAGCGGTCACGGACCCACTGCTGTCAGAGCATGGACATGTTGGTGTAACGTCAAAACAGTACGTACTGACACAGGGCGGAACCAAAGTCGGTGTCACTTGTGGTTCATTAACGCGTTTTAACGCAACACAAGTATAACACATTTATAGATAATAATATTTGAAAGAGAAAAGGTTTGTAAAATAAACTCTAAATCCACGGAATACAGCGTTAAATTACTTGTTGAGTGGATCTACATTTAGTAAACTACAGTTCCCATCCAGCGAGACGGCTCAACCGGTCCGAGGACCCCGCCTGAAGAGAATAGACAACATTACGTCAAAGTTTAAAATATCTTACCGACCTAATTACCTAGTATTTACATTTGAATAGAAATTACAATTATTTTCGGAGCAAGTGTTATCAAAGCTTGTTTATGAAATTGATCATTTTAAATTTCACACCGGCACGAGCTCAGACCCTCCTGTCCACTTTTCCGAGCGTATCATGGCGGCGCAGATGGCGGTAAATTCGGGTATGAACTACATTTCTTTCATGAAGTAGCTGTACTTTATTGATTCCCAGTAGTTGCTATGAATtggtatttcacagataaacgCGTACACATTCTCCTTTTATTGCCACTTTCGTCTAATGTCATGTTTTGACCATCACATGGTGATGGAGCTCTCAAGTTCAGGCTCCGGCAGCTAGGCTAACCTAGCCTAGCCTGCAAGTAAACGTTGGGTTAGCTACCGTTGGTCAAAGAATTAGTCGTTGGCAAACACGTTTACACTCAGCGTTAACACATGTTTACATTACAGCCACTGTCATACGAGCAATGTGACTGCTTTGACACAACACTTGTTAAATGGGTCAGCAGAGGAGTTCACTTATCttgaaacaaaactgaaacaaactgaCTTTGAACATCCAAATAAATATTTTGGGGTCTCTGCCTGGCACTCTATACTTCTGGGTTTGTTTAGGCAACCGAGGGATTTGTAATACAATAACCAATCAATATAGAGTACAGGTAAATAATGGTGCTTAGTCTACGGTAACAAACATAAAAGTTAACACACATATATTGAAGACTAATACAAGTAATGTAATACTATGGTAATTTCGCTGGCACTGTCATTTACTGTCAATAGCATGTCCATCTTACATCTGTCTTTATAAATGTATAGTGTATGTATAGTGTTAATCTGTTCCATCAGATTAAAGAGTACTTTTTTCTGCTTGAAAGATTAATCACTTACagtgtagggctgcaactaactaaaccattattttcattgttgattaatctatgcattgtttttttctattaattGATTCAATTCTTGGTCCATGAAATAttagaaaatggtgaaaaatgtttgtgtttcccaaagcccaagacgATGTCCTCAAACCTCTTGTTATGCCCATGATTCAAAGATATTCAGTATGTGCTATTAGTAGCTGATAACCTGTCGCTCAGTCATTGCAGTTTAGTGTAGCTGATAATAGCTGATAACCTGTCGCTCAATCATTGCAGTTTAGTGTAGTGCCAGAATACAATTTGACGCTTGCCAAATTCTGAGCTTGATAGTAGTTGTgtaaaaaatgtattctttgaATGTTTGATGAGACAAGACCTTTGAAAATCCATTTACCCACCCAGGAGCCAGTCTGTGGGGGCCGCTGAAGGAGTTATGGGAGACAGTGGACGGAGCGGTTTTGAGGAGACAGCCGGAGAGCGTCCACCTCCTGGACCTTCAGCTGAAGAAACACAAACCACACTTTCTGTCACTCTATAAGAACCCGGTGAGATTGAGATCATAATTTCATATTTGAATGTCAAAAGTATTCCTCCTGTGTATCCTGCAACTTGCTTGTTGGAGACATAATTTTTTGATATACATTGTAGGATTTGAGACTGTAATGCTAAAGCTAGTCTTCTTTTCATCTTCAGCCAAAGagtgcagagcagagagagaaggtACGTAAAGCCAGCACAGAAGGCATCGCCATCCAAGGTCAGCAGGGGTCACGACTCCTTCCAGAGCAGCTTCTCTCAGAGGCCTTCATCCTCAGTGATTTGTTTGATATTGGAGAGTTAGCAGCGTTGGAGCTTCTCTTAGCAGGTAAAGTGGACATAAGAAAAAGACATGGCTTGCAAAGGAAGTTATGTAGTAAATTTGATGGGAATGATTTATGTGGTATTTTGTTTTCCAATCACATCACTCACATTATTTTATAATGGCTTGCACAGATCAAATTCACGATTTGGAGACAAAGCTTTGTCAGACATGATGTTTCACACAATTGATTCTctgaatgtatttatttgtctcCAGGTGAGCAACAGCAGCCACATTTTCCAGGTCTGACACGAGGTCTTGTAGCTGTGCTGCTCTACTGGGATGGAAAGCTTTGTGTGGCCAACTCCCTGCGCACACTCATCCAGTCACGCCATGGCAAGACCTTCACCCTGGACCTGAGGTAATAATGCTGTCTACAAGTGGTACACTTAGGCAATGACAGATGCTTATAAGAGTCCACTTGATGAGCATGTTAATGTCCTGTTGTTTCTTTCCTTGTACCATGTGTTGTTATTAACCTgtactgttgttttgtttctcactCAGTGGCGagctggtggctttgacaacaCGTTTTACAGATGAACTGATGAGCCAGGGTCTGACCAAACGCATCCTCACCTTGGTGTCAGAGATTAATGTGACACGTGAGTTTGAACGGCTGCAGAAGGAGCGCGGCCTGGGCAATGAGAAGCACAGGAAAGAGGTGGGGGCAAATCTTTTCTGTTAATTTGAAACTGAGATAATCAGCTTTGCagtatattcatttttttttattgtactgGACTAGTGCAATGTTGGTAGCTAGaggaagaaacacaaaatatagTGAGCggatttctgaaaacattttactcCCTCTCTTGTCCCCAGGTCGCTGACCTCATTAAAGAATGCAGACAGGCcctggcagacagcctgttttCATGGACCTGCCAATCACCTTTGACCAAAGATGACACACTAGCTCTTATCGGCCACCTGGAGACAGTGACAGCTCAAGCTGATGGCTCATTGGACAGTGTGAATATGGCTCTGGTTATGGCACTACTCTACTGCTTGGATGTCAGCTTCATAGAGCAGGGAACAGAAGACAGAGAAGGTGAGGAGGACATGTTAATACATATCATGTGTATAATCAACTTTGATTGAAGTCACTGGTTAAATCAACTACGACATACGACTTGTAGCTTTGCATAGATTGCTGTTCGTTTCAGCGTTTTTCTTGTACAGCCAGTGAAGGATTGTCTCTGTGTTCCTCCAGATCTGATCCAGGCGCTGCCGTTGCTGACTGAGAGGCAGTATGTGTCTGCAGTGCACAGCCGACTGATGGACGGGCAGCCGTGGAAGCTTCCAGGTCTGCAGGCTGTGTGTCGACTGGCCTGGGCTCTGTCTCTGAGGGCCCTTTCTCAG includes:
- the agk gene encoding acylglycerol kinase, mitochondrial; translation: MARVVKVFRTLRNHWKKSTFFVCVLSYGGHWLYGKHCDNVLRREACLVAREFGRQQIEPMERLRKATVILNPAACNGKANNLFEKNAAPILHLAGVEITIVKTDYEGQAKKLMELMEQTDMLIVAGGDGTLQEVVTGLLRRPDQDTLCNTPIGFIPLGSHNSLSPSLHLLSDNKVKDITSATLSILKGETVPLDVLQIKGEKEQPVFAMMGLRWGAFRDVAATISKYWYLGPLKTHAAHWFNTLREWPLVREVSVSYLAPSLRPPDLPPQKPPRPNLLYRIIRRLKNHWYPPVEEPPKVEEPEEWKEEKLSTYELFIKTHNQNPVKRRIDDSMMICAEPDNFTVGEYITVGNKKEEDPTVFTKDSTKLEVGACRLHLPEGTSGFYNIDNEEYEAMPVEVRLLPRKLRFFISAERREQLLSKMQ